From Pyrenophora tritici-repentis strain M4 chromosome 1, whole genome shotgun sequence, the proteins below share one genomic window:
- a CDS encoding SPS1, Serine-threonine protein kinase — translation MHPESQVQPHGWASLEERYEVMKEIGDGSFGSVALARVRTAGSHIARRGTLVAIKTMKKTFDSFSSCLELREVIFLRSLPPHPHLVPALDIFLDPYSRRLHIAMEFMDGNLYQLMKARDHKPMDAHSVKSILFQILSGLEHIHDREFFHRDIKPENILVSTSQQNDSSHPFRRYSAMMTPPSTPPVYTIKIADFGLARETHSKLPYTTYVSTRWYRAPEVLLRAGQYSAPVDIWAVGAMAVEIATLKPLFPGGNEVDQVWRVCEIMGSPGGWVNKHGQRVGGGEWKEGVRLAQKLGFSFPKMAPHSLDTILQTPQWPASLAQFVTWCLLWDPRARPTSRQALDHEYFQDAVDPLRLKSSSSRLLGRKGSEISGKDSPEASPKLTSKTSSWLRRSLVARESAPAVPQHSTVQTISPAASPAHVNSGDVSGATKPRPAATKRATWTNGASNNGAPIPILPSIKPISPLSAEVTAQANVRAANDELAAKKIGRQLSVASHGNHYADVHRQEAERALNGQSEVTSPAGHKEGFFSHLRKRARRLSGRYQTPMSPNSDDIEANAGCAPWATNSARQSLIMDPAQGAASSSTSDFSELDKALQHVRDSVEAHSHQTASMKSSRVASNPMLKRHHSVPHGPEPRTGENGVNAPISSRTRRALQNKSNPSNRYETPNEEEELLSEVLASTHKAAKNLDSQKQSAAAGSYLTPSPSAKRNSVNFDQSEYMTPSKPVDISKNLAKNNDPVSKWPTPPYDSDWASSVAASLMAAQTRHR, via the exons ATGCACCCAGAATCACAAGTACAGCCACATGGCTGGGCCTCTCTCGAGGAGAGGTATGAGGTGATGAAGGAGATTGGTGACGGCAGCTTCGGCAGCGTCGCCCTTGCACGCGTTCGAACTGCTGGTTCTCACATTGCACGTCGCGGCACTTTG GTCGCCATCAAGACAATGAAGAAGACTTTCGATTCATTTTCAAGCTGTCTGGAGTTGCGGGAAGTCATCTTCCTGCGATCGCTACCACCGCACCCCCACCTTGTGCCAGCACTGGACATCTTCCTGGACCCCTATAGCCGGCGGCTTCACATCGCCATGGAGTTCATGGATGGCAACCTCTACCAGCTCATGAAGGCCCGAGACCACAAGCCAATGGATGCGCATAGCGTGAAGAGTATCCTCTTCCAGATATTGTCTGGCCTGGAACACATCCATGACCGCGAGTTCTTCCATCGTGACATCAAGCCGGAGAACATCCTTGTTTCAACATCACAGCAAAACGACTCATCGCATCCCTTCCGCAGGTACTCGGCAATGATGACCCCCCCTTCGACCCCACCAGTCTACACCATCAAGATTGCCGATTTCGGTCTTGCAAGAGAGACTCACTCTAAGCTGCCCTACACTACATATGTTTCCACTCGATGGTACCGTGCGCCCGAAGTGCTCCTGCGAGCCGGTCAGTACTCTGCACCTGTCGATATCTGGGCAGTCGGTGCGATGGCTGTTGAGATTGCGACGCTCAAGCCCCTCTTCCCCGGTGGAAATGAGGTTGACCAAGTCTGGAGGGTCTGCGAGATCATGGGTAGCCCGGGAGGCTGGGTCAACAAGCACGGCCAGCGAGTTGGTGGTGGTGAGTGGAAAGAAGGTGTCAGGCTGGCACAGAAGCTGGGCTTCTCTTTCCCCAAG ATGGCCCCGCACTCATTAGACACCATTCTCCAAACACCACAATGGCCTGCCAGTTTGGCCCAGTTTGTCACATGGTGTCTCTTGTGGGACCCCCGTGCAAGACCTACTTCCCGCCAGGCTCTTGATCACGAGTACTTTCAGGACGCAGTCGACCCCCTGCGACTCAAGTCATCTTCTTCCCGACTATTGGGCCGCAAAGGATCCGAGATCTCTGGAAAGGATTCTCCAGAGGCCTCCCCCAAGCTCACATCCAAGACCTCTTCATGGCTCCGACGCTCGTTGGTAGCTCGCGAGAGTGCACCAGCAGTCCCACAGCACAGCACCGTGCAGACGATATCACCTGCGGCATCCCCTGCACATGTGAATTCCGGCGATGTGAGTGGGGCGACTAAGCCTCGTCCTGCTGCCACTAAGCGAGCTACGTGGACGAACGGGGCTTCTAACAATGGCGCGCCTATCCCCATTCTACCTTCCATCAAGCCGATTTCCCCACTTTCGGCTGAAGTTACTGCACAAGCCAATGTTCGTGCTGCCAACGATGAGTTGGCCGCGAAGAAGATTGGCCGACAGCTTTCTGTCGCCTCGCACGGCAACCACTACGCAGACGTGCATCGTCAAGAAGCAGAACGCGCATTGAACGGTCAGTCAGAGGTTACCTCTCCGGCCGGACACAAGGAAGGGTTCTTCTCACACCTCAGGAAGCGCGCTCGCCGCCTTTCTGGACGCTACCAGACCCCTATGTCGCCAAACTCGGATGACATCGAGGCCAATGCTGGATGTGCTCCTTGGGCGACGAATAGCGCGAGGCAGTCTTTGATCATGGACCCGGCTCAAGGTGCTGCATCCTCCTCAACCTCGGACTTCTCTGAGCTCGACAAGGCGTTGCAACACGTACGAGATAGCGTCGAGGCGCACTCACACCAGACTGCGTCGATGAAGAGCTCACGTGTTGCGTCAAACCCTATGCTCAAACGCCATCATTCTGTCCCTCACGGACCCGAGCCGAGGACTGGTGAGAACGGAGTCAACGCGCCAATTTCGAGCAGGACACGCCGAGCACTCCAGAACAAGTCTAACCCTTCTAACCGATATGAGACTCCCAACGAGGAGGAGGAGCTACTCAGTGAGGTGCTTGCATCCACACACAAGGCTGCGAAGAATCTCGATAGCCAGAAGCAATCTGCCGCTGCCGGGTCCTATCTAACGCCCTCGCCATCGGCCAAGCGCAACAGCGTGAACTTTGACCAGTCCGAGTACATGACACCAAGCAAGCCTGTAGATATCTCAAAGAACCTGGCCAAGAACAACGACCCTGTGTCAAAGTGGCCCACACCTCCGTACGATTCGGACTGGGCCTCTAGCGTCGCCGCCAGCCTCATGGCGGCACAAACCCGTCATCGATGA